AAGGAAGAGCTGATGTGATAAACCTACTACGCTACGGCTACAGGAACGTTATAGCGCTAGAGGGTGCACGTGGCAAGATACCGGACACTATAATCAAGCTGGCTAAGACTAAGAAGGCCATAGCTTTCGTCGATGGAGACCACGGTGGAGACCTAATACTATGGGAGCTGCTCCGCGTCGCCGATATAGACTATGTAGCACGGGCTCCTCCGGGCAAAGAAGTAGAGGACCTAACTGGCAAGGAGATAGCTAGGGCTCTCCGCAACCTCGTTCCGGCCCGCGAGTACCTAGCAATACTAGAGCGTAAGCTCAAAGGTAAGCCGGAGAAGCCCGCAAAGCCCGAACAGCCTAAGCCCGAGGCAAAACCCGAGACAAAGGAGGCTAAGCCGGAAGAAGCACCTCCAGCTCCACAGCCTAAGCCACAGCCACAGAAGCCAGCTCCAAAGGCTGAGCCGGTTATACAGGTTGAAGTAGAGCGTGTAGAGATACCGCCAAGCATTGTTGAAGAGATTAAACAGCTGAGCGGTACGCTAGAGGCTGTACTCTACGACAAGGAATGGAAACCGGTAGAGAAAGTACCGGTAAGAGACGTCTACAACGTGCTAGAGAAAGTAGAGCCGGGCAAAGTCTATGCAATAGTATACGACGGAATAGTTACACAGCGTATGCTAGACCTTGCGGCACAGAAGCAGATAAAGCTGCTGATAGCAAACAGGCTTGGCTCCATAGAGCGTAGACCCCAGGGAGTAAGCATACTGACGTTCAACGACATACTCTCCTAGCCGCAGGATCTAGCATATGCTCTGCCCTCTTCTACGCATCTTTTACGTTTCCTCCAATTCTCCACGGCTAACGTGGGGTGAATAGAACCTCCGACTTTCAACTCGCTCTTCAAAGCTGTATATTAGGTAGAAGTACTGCAAGCGTTATCATCGATATTATAGAGGCTACTAACTTCCCACGATCCTCGCCTAGCTTCTCCACGGCTATGTCTCGTAGCATCTGAGCACCATCCGTCACGAAGAGCGGAGCAGCATTGATCACAGCTAGACCGATGTTTATCATAGAAGCCAGCATAAGCACCACGAATATGGAGTATGCAGTTGACCCACTAATGCCGGATTTAACGAGGAATGCCGGCGCGTCACCTAGGTATATGCCTATGCGCTCATACACCTCCTTGTCGGCGGCATCGTCGGGGGCTGCAGGCTTCACGACTGTTACGTTTTCGCCACTAGGCTTCACAAACACTACGACAAGGGTGACATTCGACAGCGTGCCGCCGTTCTCTGCACGAAGCTTCATCAAGTAGTTCATGAAACTAGGCACATTGCTGAAAGAGGTGCCATTGACTACTATTGATGTGAAGACGTCCCCGCTCTGGATGCCCGCCTTTTCCGCAAACGAGCCAGGGCTCACGTCTATTATTGTTATGTAAGTCCCGCCCTTGGTGAGAAGCATTATTACCGCAGTAATCGCGGCAAATAGCACTACGTTGGCCAGTATCCCTGCGGCATACACTCTTAGCCTGCTCCGTAGCGGTGCTCTTGCAAGTTCCTCGTCGTCAGGCTCGACGAAGGCTGCTGGCAGTATTCCAAGAGCTACTAGGAAGCCTGTTGACTTTACTCTTATACCCTCATATCGTGCAGCAAGAGCGTGAGAGAGCTCGTGGAATATTATTGCTAGTGAGAGGCCCGGAAGCAGATAGAGGAAGGTCTCAATGCTTATTGTAACGCCCGGGATTATAGGCATTATCGGTGCTACTCCCCCTACGTGCCCCTTTACAAGATCCATTATCCTTGTTATAGTGAGCCTATAGAACTCCGCCATGAGCAGGAATGTCGCCGCTATGCCAAGGTCGAAGGCTAGGCCAAGGAGCCAGTAGTTCCTAAGCCTATCGAATACCTTGAAGCTGGACGGTATACGTAGTACCACCATAAGGGGACTTACAGCTAGCCTTGAGTCTTCCTTATCTCCGCGTAGCTTCCACAGAATCGTCGTCAGCGTTATCCACGCAGCCAGGTAGGCTAGTAGCACGTTTAACGAGCCTGCCATCGCTATAACCCTTCCCTCGCACAGCCCAGCCATTAGAGCCAGAAGCTTGGAGTTATAAGTCCCTAGCAGCTTATGAGCAGTGCAAGGAGTGTGTAGAAGACTCTCCCTATGCTCGGCAAGCAAGGGCGATATGTGCAGCCCCCCTGCTGCCGTCAGCCTAGAACCAGGGGCTAGCTAGGGTGTAGCCGGTGGCGCGCGATAAAGTGGAACGACGTGCGGAGTACAGGGTAGTAGTCTATGACGACGAGCACTGGAGACTTCTCAGAGATCTACGCCAGGAGGCAAAGCGCATAATGGAGCCGCTTATACTGATGGGGCTCGCGCCTATAGTTCATGGCAGTATAGCCCGGGGTGACGTGCACAGCGACAGCGACATAGATGTGTTCATACCATCGGTAGTGCCCTCCTACATGGTCGAGGTCGGCCTAGAAAGAGCCGGGCTAAGGATATCCCACAAACTGGTTGTCCAAGCCACACCCCAAAGCACCCCGAAGGCCTACATAGTGCTGGACGCTGAGGAGAAGAGAGTAGTCTCCTTCCCACTAGCCAAGCTCTCTAAAAGAGAATACGAGTTCTACTATTTCGGTGGAGCGCTTGACTACAATGGGATTGTGTCAGAAAAGCGCGTCCCTGGGGTGAATAAGAAGCTCGTCCTCATAGAGCCGCTTCCCGATGGACATAGGGAATCGCCAGTGATAGGACGTGAGGCGGAAGTAGCGAGAATAGTAGGTGTCAGTATAGACACCGTGCTTGAAAGGGTTAGAGTTCTAACACGCCGTGACGAGCATGGAAGAACCGGCGTATTCGTCAAGTACGAGCTAGAGCCCTGGGACTCTATAGAGGATGCGGTAAGGAGGATTGCCCGGGAGAATACTGTATTCCGACGTGCACTCATAGCTAAGGGCTCTCCCCTGGTGTAGAGGAATTATGTTCAGGAAAACAGAGCTAGTAGAAGATGTATATGCGCTTGTCGGGGCAATGCCGCCAGGCTGTGTACACTGCATAAGGGGCTCCAAAGTAGTCATATTTATCACGGGGCTCTGCGACGACAAGTGCTTCTATTGTCCCGTCTCCCCGGATAAGCTGTACCACGACGTTATGAGAGCCGATGAGGAGCCCGTATACTCCTTGGAGGACATAGTGTATGAGGTATACAGGATAGGTGCAGACGGCGCAAGCATAACCGGTGGGGACCCCCTCATAAAGGCCGAGAGGACTATAAAGGCGATAAGGCTGTTAAAGGAGCTGTTTGGCGACGGCTTCCACATACATTTGTATACCAGTGGGCGGTATGCATCGTCGAGCGTACTGCTAGAGCTTGAGCACGCGGGACTCGACGAGA
The window above is part of the Pyrodictium abyssi genome. Proteins encoded here:
- the dnaG gene encoding DNA primase DnaG; the protein is MKYLIKAKIEVEGLVNKHDIIGAIFGQTENLFGEEFDLRELQDRGRIGRVQVEVRHQGTKTYGEITVPSNLDRVETALIAAMLELVEKVGPYKARIHVYDIIDVRAEKIKKIIERAKEILRIWSLEKTPDLREVLREISESIKRGEVISYGPEKLPAGPDVDKSDEIIIVEGRADVINLLRYGYRNVIALEGARGKIPDTIIKLAKTKKAIAFVDGDHGGDLILWELLRVADIDYVARAPPGKEVEDLTGKEIARALRNLVPAREYLAILERKLKGKPEKPAKPEQPKPEAKPETKEAKPEEAPPAPQPKPQPQKPAPKAEPVIQVEVERVEIPPSIVEEIKQLSGTLEAVLYDKEWKPVEKVPVRDVYNVLEKVEPGKVYAIVYDGIVTQRMLDLAAQKQIKLLIANRLGSIERRPQGVSILTFNDILS
- a CDS encoding site-2 protease family protein, with amino-acid sequence MAGLCEGRVIAMAGSLNVLLAYLAAWITLTTILWKLRGDKEDSRLAVSPLMVVLRIPSSFKVFDRLRNYWLLGLAFDLGIAATFLLMAEFYRLTITRIMDLVKGHVGGVAPIMPIIPGVTISIETFLYLLPGLSLAIIFHELSHALAARYEGIRVKSTGFLVALGILPAAFVEPDDEELARAPLRSRLRVYAAGILANVVLFAAITAVIMLLTKGGTYITIIDVSPGSFAEKAGIQSGDVFTSIVVNGTSFSNVPSFMNYLMKLRAENGGTLSNVTLVVVFVKPSGENVTVVKPAAPDDAADKEVYERIGIYLGDAPAFLVKSGISGSTAYSIFVVLMLASMINIGLAVINAAPLFVTDGAQMLRDIAVEKLGEDRGKLVASIISMITLAVLLPNIQL
- a CDS encoding nucleotidyltransferase domain-containing protein, coding for MARDKVERRAEYRVVVYDDEHWRLLRDLRQEAKRIMEPLILMGLAPIVHGSIARGDVHSDSDIDVFIPSVVPSYMVEVGLERAGLRISHKLVVQATPQSTPKAYIVLDAEEKRVVSFPLAKLSKREYEFYYFGGALDYNGIVSEKRVPGVNKKLVLIEPLPDGHRESPVIGREAEVARIVGVSIDTVLERVRVLTRRDEHGRTGVFVKYELEPWDSIEDAVRRIARENTVFRRALIAKGSPLV